One window of the Populus nigra chromosome 4, ddPopNigr1.1, whole genome shotgun sequence genome contains the following:
- the LOC133692028 gene encoding histone-lysine N-methyltransferase, H3 lysine-9 specific SUVH4 isoform X1, whose product MVEQCVSNGPERKTVAKNGRKERKKTETQRRTSDRIKSRQREEKEHLVRKRVQILDGQEDKGNPRKRSNVNATEEEKEKEVAMAERMVNQVLGSTEVQKEVTLGDASGAGGALPDKSATVKVKDTLRLFNKFYLQLVQEEELRCAKAKVDKKVSQGSKKFLKGSKKSADKSKKEKPSEDGDKKKAKRPDLKAITKMFEANATMYPEKRIGDLPGISVGHRFYSRAEMVAVGFHSHWLNGIDYMGQSYRKGVYHNYTFPLAVAIVISGMYEDDLDNAEDVIYTGQGGHDLTGNKRQIRDQKLERGNLALKNCVEQCVPVRVVRGHECASSYCGRVYTYDGLYKVVQYWAEKGLSGFTVFKYRLRRLEGQPILTTNQVQFSYGRVPQSVAEIRGLVCEDISGGQEDVPIPATNLVDDPPVAPSGYTYCKSLQIAKNVKLPANVSGCNCQGTCVDPRTCACAKLNGSDFPYVQINGGRLIEARAVVFECGPSCGCGPGCVNRTSQRGIKHRLEVFRTPKKGWAVRSWDFIPSGAPVCEYIGALVRTEDTDHVCENNYIFDIDCLQTMRGLGGRERRLGDVSVSAINSFDGDDQKSESVPEFCIDAGSTGNIARFINHSCEPNLFVQCVLSSHHDVKLARVMLFAADNIPPMQELTYDYGYALDSVSGPSGKIKQMPCYCGAADCRKRLF is encoded by the exons ATGGTGGAGCAATGCGTGAGCAATGGTCCGGAAAGGAAAACAGTAGCGAAAAAtgggagaaaagagagaaaaaagacagAGACACAGAGGAGGACGAGTGATAGAATCAAGAGCAGGCAGAGAGAGGAGAAGGAGCATTTGGTGAGAAAGAGAGTGCAGATATTGGATGGGCAAGAAGATAAAGGAAACCCTAGAAAGAGATCGAATGTCAATGCGACTgaagaggagaaggagaaggaggttGCGATGGCTGAAAGGATGGTAAATCAAGTTTTGGGGTCAACTGAAGTGCAAAAGGAGGTGACTTTAGGTGATGCTAGTGGTGCGGGTGGTGCGTTGCCTGATAAAAGTGCTACTGTTAAAGTTAAGGATACTTTAAGGCTGTTTAACAAATTTTATCTCCAGTTAGTGCAG GAAGAAGAGTTGAGGTGTGCGAAAGCAAAAGTTGATAAAAAGGTCTCCCAAGGTTCAAAAAAATTCCTCAAAGGTTCGAAAAAATCAGCTGATAAATCCAAG AAAGAAAAACCATCTGAAGATGGTGACAAGAAAAAAGCCAAGCGTCCTGATTTAAAGGCAATAACTAAG ATGTTTGAAGCTAATGCTACAATGTATCCTGAGAAAAGAATTGGTGATCTTCCAG GTATCAGTGTTGGGCACCGTTTCTATTCTAGGGCTGAAATGGTTGCTGTTGGCTTTCATAGCCACTGGCTGAATGGAATTGATTATATGGGGCAGTCCTACAGGAAGGGG GTGTACCATAATTATACGTTCCCACTTGCCGTGGCCATTGTTATATCGGGGATGTATGAGGATGACCTAGATAATGCCGAGGATGTTATCTATACTGGCCAAGGTGGGCATGATTTAACTGGAAATAAGCGTCAAATTCGTGACCAAAAGTTGGAGCGCGGTAATTTGGCATTGAAG AATTGTGTGGAGCAATGTGTTCCTGTACGAGTTGTTCGTGGCCATGAATGTGCCAGCAGCTACTGTGGCAGAGTTTACACCTATGATGGCTTGTACAAG GTTGTTCAATACTGGGCAGAGAAAGGTTTATCTGGATTTACTGTGTTTAAGTATCGACTGAGGCGGCTGGAAGGGCAGCCAATTCTGACCACCAACCAG GTTCAATTCAGCTATGGACGTGTTCCCCAATCTGTTGCTGAAATACGAGG GTTGGTGTGTGAGGATATTAGTGGAGGTCAAGAGGATGTCCCAATTCCAGCTACCAATTTGGTTGATGATCCGCCTGTTGCTCCATCAG GTTATACCTACTGCAAGTCTCTTCAAATTGCCAAAAATGTGAAGCTTCCTGCAAATGTGAGTGGATGCAACTGCCAAGGGACTTGTGTGGATCCAAGGACTTGTGCTTGTGCAAAGCTTAATGGCTCTGATTTTCCATATGTGCAAATTAATGGTGGCAG GTTAATCGAAGCCAGGGCAGTTGTTTTTGAATGTGGCCCAAGTTGTGGATGTGGACCTGGTTGTGTAAACCGGACATCTCAACGAGGCATCAAGCATCGTCTTGAG GTTTTCCGTACTCCTAAGAAAGGATGGGCTGTTAGATCGTGGGACTTTATACCTTCTGGGGCGCCTGTTTGTGAGTACATAGGGGCGCTTGTGAGAACTGAAGACACAGATCATGTCTGCGagaacaattatatttttgacattGACTGCTTGCAAACAATGAGGGGGCTTGGTGGAAGAGAG AGGCGACTAGGAGATGTGTCAGTGTCAGCAATTAACAGCTTTGATGGAGATGATCAGAAGTCTGAAAGTGTTCCAGAGTTTTGTATTGATGCAGGTTCTACTGGAAATATTGCCAGGTTCATCAATCATAGTTGTGAGCCCAATCTCTTTGTGCAATGTGTCCTGAGCTCGCATCACGATGTCAAACTTGCTCGGGTGATGCTGTTTGCAGCGGATAACATACCTCCTATGCAG GAACTTACTTATGACTATGGCTATGCCCTGGATAGCGTCTCTGGCCCCAgtggaaaaataaaacagatGCCGTGCTACTGTGGTGCAGCAGATTGTAGGAAGCGCTTGTTCTAG
- the LOC133692028 gene encoding histone-lysine N-methyltransferase, H3 lysine-9 specific SUVH4 isoform X2, producing MLWQMFEANATMYPEKRIGDLPGISVGHRFYSRAEMVAVGFHSHWLNGIDYMGQSYRKGVYHNYTFPLAVAIVISGMYEDDLDNAEDVIYTGQGGHDLTGNKRQIRDQKLERGNLALKNCVEQCVPVRVVRGHECASSYCGRVYTYDGLYKVVQYWAEKGLSGFTVFKYRLRRLEGQPILTTNQVQFSYGRVPQSVAEIRGLVCEDISGGQEDVPIPATNLVDDPPVAPSGYTYCKSLQIAKNVKLPANVSGCNCQGTCVDPRTCACAKLNGSDFPYVQINGGRLIEARAVVFECGPSCGCGPGCVNRTSQRGIKHRLEVFRTPKKGWAVRSWDFIPSGAPVCEYIGALVRTEDTDHVCENNYIFDIDCLQTMRGLGGRERRLGDVSVSAINSFDGDDQKSESVPEFCIDAGSTGNIARFINHSCEPNLFVQCVLSSHHDVKLARVMLFAADNIPPMQELTYDYGYALDSVSGPSGKIKQMPCYCGAADCRKRLF from the exons ATGCTCTGGCAGATGTTTGAAGCTAATGCTACAATGTATCCTGAGAAAAGAATTGGTGATCTTCCAG GTATCAGTGTTGGGCACCGTTTCTATTCTAGGGCTGAAATGGTTGCTGTTGGCTTTCATAGCCACTGGCTGAATGGAATTGATTATATGGGGCAGTCCTACAGGAAGGGG GTGTACCATAATTATACGTTCCCACTTGCCGTGGCCATTGTTATATCGGGGATGTATGAGGATGACCTAGATAATGCCGAGGATGTTATCTATACTGGCCAAGGTGGGCATGATTTAACTGGAAATAAGCGTCAAATTCGTGACCAAAAGTTGGAGCGCGGTAATTTGGCATTGAAG AATTGTGTGGAGCAATGTGTTCCTGTACGAGTTGTTCGTGGCCATGAATGTGCCAGCAGCTACTGTGGCAGAGTTTACACCTATGATGGCTTGTACAAG GTTGTTCAATACTGGGCAGAGAAAGGTTTATCTGGATTTACTGTGTTTAAGTATCGACTGAGGCGGCTGGAAGGGCAGCCAATTCTGACCACCAACCAG GTTCAATTCAGCTATGGACGTGTTCCCCAATCTGTTGCTGAAATACGAGG GTTGGTGTGTGAGGATATTAGTGGAGGTCAAGAGGATGTCCCAATTCCAGCTACCAATTTGGTTGATGATCCGCCTGTTGCTCCATCAG GTTATACCTACTGCAAGTCTCTTCAAATTGCCAAAAATGTGAAGCTTCCTGCAAATGTGAGTGGATGCAACTGCCAAGGGACTTGTGTGGATCCAAGGACTTGTGCTTGTGCAAAGCTTAATGGCTCTGATTTTCCATATGTGCAAATTAATGGTGGCAG GTTAATCGAAGCCAGGGCAGTTGTTTTTGAATGTGGCCCAAGTTGTGGATGTGGACCTGGTTGTGTAAACCGGACATCTCAACGAGGCATCAAGCATCGTCTTGAG GTTTTCCGTACTCCTAAGAAAGGATGGGCTGTTAGATCGTGGGACTTTATACCTTCTGGGGCGCCTGTTTGTGAGTACATAGGGGCGCTTGTGAGAACTGAAGACACAGATCATGTCTGCGagaacaattatatttttgacattGACTGCTTGCAAACAATGAGGGGGCTTGGTGGAAGAGAG AGGCGACTAGGAGATGTGTCAGTGTCAGCAATTAACAGCTTTGATGGAGATGATCAGAAGTCTGAAAGTGTTCCAGAGTTTTGTATTGATGCAGGTTCTACTGGAAATATTGCCAGGTTCATCAATCATAGTTGTGAGCCCAATCTCTTTGTGCAATGTGTCCTGAGCTCGCATCACGATGTCAAACTTGCTCGGGTGATGCTGTTTGCAGCGGATAACATACCTCCTATGCAG GAACTTACTTATGACTATGGCTATGCCCTGGATAGCGTCTCTGGCCCCAgtggaaaaataaaacagatGCCGTGCTACTGTGGTGCAGCAGATTGTAGGAAGCGCTTGTTCTAG
- the LOC133690582 gene encoding uncharacterized protein LOC133690582, producing MEDSFSARVEKAFGSLSSSTIQTQQPSSSSSSISSLWRLTDEEIERNQWIRDRKEDSPEIETQPQPYFNPERPHDMDFKSDEIERDLDDLDDGEEESRASKLKPEDYNDEEWDIKKSIGLDCTLDYEEEEDHYDKVAVGREKAGDERLYVTAMEDYGIDIDSGNEIPSSFEDVARDPRANHLAAKIRLKEDAEAAKKMDSLRVTVKENTSVSDDGNLKSILKRKKDFQLDSKTIKNDLDSKLRKRVRFDPECKDGNDEEYDGVEDTQMETTDSTEETIVYHLSPDYPSGIPDHMRNPSKYTHYTFDSSTDVDEESNRGAYMDFLKMLQRAKTAELHPDDDPVDLSKPFTFVPKKKTGAVTLTDNCIDSKQNRDDASEDFKLRRGVPLRIAARDDLDTETCAMEEDKPETAADRTSSRRPDRQYRTKAKLET from the exons ATGGAAGATAGTTTCAGTGCCCGAGTGGAGAAAGCCTTCGGTTCCCTCTCTTCTTCAACAATACAAACCCAGCAaccctcttcctcctcctcctctataaGCTCTCTATGGCGTCTCACTGACGAAGAAATCGAGCGAAACCAATGGATTCGAGACCGCAAGGAGGACAGCCCTGAAATCGAAACCCAACCCCAACCGTACTTTAATCCAGAAAGACCCCACGATATGGATTTCAAGTCTGATGAGATCGAAAGAGACCTTGATGATCTAGACGACGGCGAGGAGGAGTCACGCGCCTCGAAACTCAAACCCGAAGATTATAACGATGAAGAATGGGACATCAAGAAATCTATTGGCCTGGATTGTACTCTTGATTATGAg GAAGAGGAAGATCATTATGACAAAGTAGCTGTTGGCAGGGAAAAGGCTGGAGACGAACGCCTTTATGTGACAGCAATGGAAGATTATGGTATAGATATTGATTCTGGAAATGAGATTCCTAGTTCATTTGAGGATGTTGCTAGGGATCCGCGTGCTAATCACCTTGCTGCAAAAATTAGGCTAAAGGAAGATGCAGAAGCAGCTAAAAAGATGGATTCTTTGAGGGTTACTGTAAAGGAAAATACTAGTGTATCTGATGATGGTAATCTGAAATCCATTTTGAAGAGGAAGAAGGATTTTCAATTGGATTCCAAGACGATCAAGAATGATTTGGATTCTAAGTTACGAAAGCGTGTCCGGTTTGACCCGGAATGCAAAGACGGTAATGATGAAGAGTATGATGGAGTTGAAGACACGCAGATGGAAACTACTGATTCAACAGAAGAAACCATAGTGTATCATTTGTCTCCAGATTATCCTTCTGGAATTCCGGATCACATGCGAAATCCTTCTAAATACACACACTATACTTTTGATTCATCAACTGATGTAGATGAAGAATCAAACCGAGGAGCGTATATGGACTTCCTCAAGATGCTGCAGCGAGCAAAGACTGCAGAATTACATCCAGATGACGATCCTGTTGATCTTTCAAAACCATTCACCTTCGtaccaaaaaagaaaactggTGCTGTTACATTGACTGATAACTGCATTGATTCTAAACAAAACCGGGATGATGCCAGTGAAGACTTCAAGCTTAGGAGAGGGGTGCCTCTTAGGATTGCAGCCCGTGATGACCTTGATACTGAAACCTGTGCCATGGAGGAAGATAAACCAGAAACAGCAGCTGATAGGACTAGTTCCCGGAGACCAGACCGTCAGTATAGGACAAAGGCCAAGTTGGAGACATGA